In Nicotiana tabacum cultivar K326 chromosome 17, ASM71507v2, whole genome shotgun sequence, one DNA window encodes the following:
- the LOC107830900 gene encoding kinesin-like protein KIN-14I, translated as MAADGALAFSVASVVEDVLQQHGNRSRSLDLDARRAEEAAIRRYEAAAWLRKMVGVVGAKDLPAEPSEEDFRLGLRSGIILCNVLNKIQPGAVPKVVESPVDSALLPDGAALSAYQYFENVRNFLVAAQDMGIPSFEASDLEQGGKSSRVVNCVLGIKDYSEWKQTGGTGVWKFGGNVKSTASTKQFVRKNSEPFSSSLSRSMSMNEKFTESNKMPNSSLSNLVRAILIDKKPEEVPNLVESVLNKVVEEFEQRIATQIQPNKATPKDSSVSCGNRFLQKHTSAGTKLDQRNVALVKEENRITDEELKKRYVKHNTIVDQQERDVKDLKQTLLTTKAGMQFMQMKFHEEIHNIGMHIHSLAHAASSYHRVLEENRRLYNQVQDLKGSIRVYCRVRPFLPGQASYISNVDHIEDGSITISVPSKNGKGRKSFNFNKVFGPSATQGEVFSDTQQLIRSVLDGYNVCIFAYGQTGSGKTFTMTGPKDLTEQSRGVNYRALGDLFLLAEQRKDTFFYEVSVQMIEIYNEQVRDLLVSDGVHKRLEIRNASQGLTVPDASLVRVTSTSDVIHLMNLGQRNRAVGATALNDRSSRSHSCLTVHVQGRDLTSGAILRGCMHLVDLAGSERVDKSEVTGDRLKEAQHINKSLSALGDVIAALAQKNAHVPYRNSKLTQLLQDSLGGQAKTLMFVHISPEPDAIGETISTLKFAERVSTVELGAARVNKDTTDVKELKEQVATLKAALARKETEPVSIHHKVTSSPYGLQSSPFQSNPQGREMLTDSNIQRRPMEDVGNREVSSNSAFRQKRQSFDLDELLGNSPPWPPVSSPCENFVEDDRDMSSGEWVDKVMVNKQDAARGVGNLFGWESEKGNVSDVLYEKYLSDSSKVYQEKSSNLFQMSNHFDITTAEDLDEFDATTSDSSEPDLLWQFNNTKLNSFPNGNGSKIQKSNAKPAKSPESRNMVHKVGPSLSRQTNGIGHNQRNGRQAMPAEMKRKSGSRK; from the exons ATGGCTGCTGATGGTGCATTGGCTTTCTCTGTGGCGTCTGTGGTGGAGGATGTTCTTCAGCAACATGGAAACAGATCAAGAAGTCTTGATTTGGATGCCCGTCGAGCTGAGGAAGCAG CAATAAGGAGGTATGAAGCAGCAGCGTGGCTGAGAAAGATGGTTGGCGTTGTGGGAGCAAAAGATTTGCCAGCTGAGCCTTCCGAGGAAGACTTCAGGCTTGGCTTAAGGAGTGGAATAATTCTTTGCAATGTGCTTAATAAAATTCAGCCTGGAGCTGTGCCCAAG GTTGTTGAAAGTCCGGTTGACTCTGCGCTACTTCCTGATGGAGCAGCCTTGTCTGCATACCAGTATTTTGAGAACGTCCGTAACTTTTTGGTTGCTGCCCAAGATATGGGGATTCCTTCTTTTGAGGCATCTGATCTTGAACAG GGCGGAAAATCGTCCAGGGTTGTCAACTGTGTTTTGGGAATTAAAGACTACAGCGAATGGAAGCAAACAGGTGGCACTGGAGTCTGGAAATTCGGTGGAAATGTAAAGTCCACAGCATCAACAAAACAATTTGTGCGCAAAAATTCTGAGCCATTCTCTAGTTCTCTGTCAAGGAGTATGTCAATGAATGAGAAATTTACTGAAAGTAACAAAATG CCCAACTCTTCCTTAAGCAACCTTGTTCGTGCAATTCTGATTGATAAGAAGCCTGAAGAAGTTCCTAAT CTTGTGGAGTCAGTGTTGAATAAGGTTGTTGAGGAGTTCGAGCAGCGAATTGCAACCCAAATTCAACCG AACAAAGCAACTCCAAAGGATTCAAGCGTTTCCTGTGGTAACAGATTCCTTCAGAAACATACTTCTGCCGGCACAAAG CTTGACCAAAGAAATGTTGCACTAGTGAAAGAAGAGAATCGCATCACTGATGAGGAACTTAAAAAAAGATATGTGAAGCATAACACAATTGTTGACCAACAGGAAAGAGACGTCAAG GACCTGAAACAAACTCTTTTGACTACAAAAGCGGGTATGCAGTTCATGCAAATGAAGTTTCATGAGGAGATACACAATATTG GCATGCACATACACAGCCTAGCACACGCAGCTTCCAGTTATCATAGAGTTCTTGAAGAAAATCGCAGGCTTTACAATCAAGTCCAGGACCTTAAAG GAAGCATAAGAGTTTACTGTCGAGTAAGACCATTTTTGCCCGGGCAAGCAAGTTATATTAGTAATGTGGATCATATAGAAGATGGTAGCATTACAATAAGTGTTCCATCAAAGAACGGGAAAGGACGCAAgtctttcaatttcaataaagTATTCGGACCGTCCGCAACTCAAG GAGAGGTGTTTTCAGACACTCAACAACTGATTAGATCAGTGTTGGATGGGTACAATGTGTGCATTTTTGCTTATGGTCAAACTGGATCAGGAAAAACCTTCACAATG ACTGGGCCTAAGGATCTTACCGAACAAAGCCGAGGGGTAAACTACAGGGCATTAGGCGATTTATTCCTTCTTGCAGAGCAAAGAAAGGACACCTTCTTCTATGAAGTGTCTGTACAAATGATTGAGATATATAACGAGCAAGTTAGGGATCTCCTTGTTTCTGATGGTGTGCACAAAAG ATTAGAAATTCGTAATGCTTCTCAAGGACTAACAGTACCTGATGCAAGCCTGGTTCGCGTGACTTCAACTTCCGACGTCATTCATTTAATGAATCTTGGACAAAGGAATCGTGCAGTGGGTGCAACAGCACTTAATGACCGCAGTAGCCGCTCCCACAG TTGCCTGACAGTTCATGTCCAAGGAAGAGACTTGACTTCTGGAGCTATTCTTCGTGGTTGTATGCATTTGGTTGATCTTGCTGGAAGTGAAAGAGTAGACAAATCTGAAGTAACGGGAGATAGACTTAAAGAGGCACAACATATTAACAAGTCTCTTTCAGCTTTAGGTGATGTAATTGCTGCCCTAGCACAAAAGAATGCGCATGTTCCATATCGTAACAGCAAACTTACACAACTACTCCAAGACTCACTAG GTGGACAAGCTAAAACATTGATGTTTGTTCACATAAGTCCTGAACCTGATGCCATAGGAGAAACAATTAGCACCCTTAAGTTTGCAGAACGTGTTTCTACTGTTGAACTCGGTGCTGCCCGAGTAAATAAAGATACTACAGATGTCAAAGAGCTCAAAGAACAG GTTGCTACTCTTAAAGCTGCCTTGGCGAGAAAAGAAACGGAACCGGTCTCCATACATCATAAGGTAACAAGCAGTCCATATGGCTTGCAGTCATCACCTTTTCAATCTAATCCACAGGGGAGAGAAATGTTGACCGATTCAAACATTCAGAGGAGACCAATGGAGGATGTAGGCAACAGAGAG GTCTCTAGTAATTCTGCATTCAGACAAAAGAGGCAAAGTTTTGATCTCGATGAGTTACTCGGAAATTCCCCTCCCTGGCCACCCGTTAGCAGCCCTTGTGAAAACTTTGTAGAAGATGACAGAGACATGAGCTCAGGCGAGTGGGTAGACAAGGTCATGGTGAACAAGCAGGACGCTGCACGTGGAGTTGGAAACCTGTTTGGATGGGAATCTGAAAAAGGCAATGTGTCCGACGTACTTTATGAGAAATATCTTTCAGATTCATCTAAAGTATACCAAGAAAAATCAAGTAATCTTTTTCAAATGAGCAACCACTTTGACATCACTACTGCCGAGGATTTAGATGAGTTTGATGCCACTACGAGTGATTCGTCCGAGCCAGATTTGCTTTGGCAATTCAATAATACAAAACTTAACAGTTTTCCCAATGGGAATGGGTCAAAGATACAGAAATCAAATGCTAAGCCGGCAAAGAGCCCAGAATCAAG GAATATGGTTCATAAAGTTGGGCCTTCACTATCACGACAGACAAATGGAATTGGCCACAACCAGCGGAATGGGAGGCAGGCTATGCCAGCTGAAATGAAGCGTAAATCCGGGAGCAGGAAATAG